Proteins co-encoded in one Dyella japonica A8 genomic window:
- a CDS encoding DUF1579 family protein, which yields MTSARALVLGLALIVSPAGGCAAVAAQPPATAPTPAPDPDPEHARLAAITGRWTVTQSLWEKPGQAPRVDHGTAHFSMVLDGRHLRQELHIDGPGKPFDGLGYIGYDNATGQYFSTWMDINFPGMVLAQGSFDPVSAVYTFKGSMADAGKPGARIPLREVLHVIDDKHFTYEYYEDHGAGEALTVRLEYAREG from the coding sequence ATGACATCCGCACGCGCCCTGGTTCTTGGGCTTGCCCTGATTGTCTCGCCGGCCGGTGGGTGCGCGGCCGTGGCCGCCCAGCCTCCTGCGACCGCGCCCACGCCGGCCCCGGACCCGGACCCGGAGCATGCGCGGCTGGCGGCCATCACGGGCCGCTGGACGGTGACGCAGTCGCTGTGGGAGAAGCCTGGGCAGGCGCCCCGAGTCGACCACGGCACCGCCCACTTCAGCATGGTGCTGGACGGCCGCCATCTGCGGCAGGAGCTGCATATCGATGGCCCGGGCAAGCCGTTCGACGGGCTGGGCTACATCGGCTACGACAACGCGACAGGCCAGTACTTCAGCACGTGGATGGACATCAACTTCCCCGGCATGGTCCTGGCGCAGGGCAGCTTCGATCCCGTTTCGGCCGTCTATACGTTCAAGGGCAGCATGGCCGACGCCGGCAAACCGGGCGCCAGGATTCCGCTGCGCGAAGTGCTGCACGTGATCGACGACAAGCACTTCACCTATGAGTACTACGAAGACCACGGCGCCGGCGAGGCGCTCACAGTCAGGCTGGAATACGCGCGGGAAGGCTGA
- a CDS encoding JmjC domain-containing protein translates to MSDKTVSVIDMDWDAFDPWRIQPFKHRLTEHPLLQTQQLVELGKRCRGTKLWYAFNSDVTAGTDFDDAASLFPTSKSAVDSLRDIGSAKAWVLLRHIQADPLYRELVDAVINPMKPMIERKDPGLYYRAGWIFSASPNTATPFHIDRSHVFLFQVRGTKTVYVWDADDRVVCSDRARDCFHFRHDLSRTLWKEEFRKRAHVFQLSPGTGVYMPLTSPHMVETSQEASTTISFTYNTDATRRHGRVHVMREMLCKLGLSPPDIGENQVFDWAAFAAASAIVVCHGPGGHPPACPSLRSKTAYAVAD, encoded by the coding sequence ATGAGCGACAAGACTGTGTCGGTGATCGACATGGATTGGGATGCTTTTGATCCATGGCGCATCCAGCCGTTCAAGCATAGATTGACCGAGCATCCGCTGTTGCAGACGCAACAGCTGGTGGAGCTGGGCAAGCGGTGCCGGGGAACCAAGCTTTGGTATGCGTTCAACAGCGACGTCACCGCAGGCACGGATTTCGACGATGCCGCCAGTCTGTTTCCCACCTCCAAATCCGCCGTGGACTCGTTGCGCGACATCGGCAGCGCGAAAGCCTGGGTGTTGCTGCGGCATATCCAGGCCGATCCGCTGTATCGGGAGCTGGTCGATGCGGTGATCAATCCGATGAAGCCGATGATCGAGCGCAAGGATCCGGGCTTGTATTACCGCGCGGGATGGATTTTCTCCGCGTCACCCAATACGGCCACGCCGTTCCACATCGATCGCAGCCACGTCTTCCTGTTCCAGGTGCGGGGCACCAAGACGGTGTACGTGTGGGATGCCGACGACCGGGTGGTGTGCAGCGACCGCGCGCGTGACTGCTTCCACTTTCGCCACGACCTGAGCCGCACGCTGTGGAAGGAAGAATTCCGCAAGCGCGCGCACGTGTTCCAGCTCAGCCCCGGCACCGGTGTCTACATGCCGCTGACCAGCCCGCACATGGTGGAGACGAGCCAGGAGGCGTCCACCACCATCAGCTTTACCTACAACACCGACGCCACGCGCCGTCACGGCAGGGTGCATGTGATGCGGGAAATGCTGTGCAAGCTTGGCCTGTCCCCGCCCGATATCGGCGAGAACCAGGTGTTCGACTGGGCCGCGTTCGCCGCCGCGTCGGCCATCGTGGTGTGCCATGGGCCGGGTGGTCACCCACCGGCCTGCCCATCGCTGAGAAGCAAAACTGCCTATGCAGTGGCCGATTGA
- a CDS encoding GDCCVxC domain-containing (seleno)protein: MLESTLTCPECGHQSVEVMPTNACVFFHECAACGALLKPKAGDCCVFCSYGSVPCPPIQQQGSSCCGH, from the coding sequence ATGCTGGAATCCACGCTGACCTGCCCCGAGTGCGGCCACCAGAGCGTGGAGGTCATGCCGACGAACGCCTGCGTGTTCTTCCATGAGTGCGCTGCCTGCGGCGCGCTGCTGAAACCGAAGGCCGGCGACTGCTGCGTGTTCTGCTCGTACGGTTCCGTGCCGTGCCCGCCGATCCAGCAGCAGGGGTCGTCCTGCTGCGGCCACTGA
- a CDS encoding GGDEF domain-containing protein: protein MQLGNTVEWIARLAHAGTLLIVNALLAGLSSAMFLALYATRRNLRRVRGVLAWGLSYAAFAVGFGILVLPAFHIDFAFLALLGNLVIDIGAVLGLLAVNAYLELSRRRLWVLLPVAVLAFVEIGAVIAGGENFRLMVVLGNSLTALLVLATGAALWQCQDAPRRPVARMAAAFHFLWALMLLIRMAWWLVHPGANVGQESTSTFGLLSRLILTWVITPSFLWMLTRQLDAELIRQARHDPLTGVPNRRVIWEQGERIAAEADRRDTTMAVLMIDVDHFKAINDRWGHDGGDQVLIAIAATLDRHVRSDDLLARVGGEEFMVLIPHGDGPAVREIAERLRVAVESRPIAMPSGERLTCTVSIGCCLSPRGQARWRDVVIAADQALYAAKRHGRNRVELAAPPASDADPSASAARPC from the coding sequence GTGCAACTGGGGAACACCGTGGAGTGGATTGCAAGGCTGGCCCACGCCGGCACCCTGCTTATCGTCAACGCCTTGTTGGCCGGCCTTTCCTCGGCAATGTTTCTGGCCCTCTATGCGACGCGCCGAAACCTGCGCCGCGTACGCGGCGTGCTGGCATGGGGCCTCAGTTATGCAGCCTTCGCCGTGGGCTTCGGGATACTCGTCCTCCCCGCATTCCACATCGATTTCGCCTTTCTTGCGCTGCTCGGCAACCTGGTCATCGACATCGGTGCCGTGCTGGGCCTGCTTGCCGTCAACGCCTATCTGGAACTATCCAGGCGCCGGTTGTGGGTACTGCTTCCCGTCGCCGTACTCGCGTTCGTGGAGATCGGCGCCGTCATCGCCGGGGGCGAAAACTTCCGGCTCATGGTGGTGCTGGGCAACAGCCTGACGGCCCTGCTCGTGCTCGCCACGGGTGCCGCGCTGTGGCAATGCCAGGACGCGCCCCGGCGCCCGGTGGCGCGCATGGCGGCGGCGTTCCATTTCCTGTGGGCGCTGATGCTGCTGATACGGATGGCCTGGTGGCTGGTCCATCCCGGCGCCAACGTCGGCCAGGAATCGACCTCTACCTTCGGCCTGCTGTCCCGCCTGATCCTGACCTGGGTGATCACGCCGAGCTTCCTGTGGATGCTTACCCGCCAGCTCGACGCGGAACTGATCCGGCAAGCCCGCCACGACCCACTGACCGGTGTGCCCAATCGTCGTGTCATCTGGGAACAAGGGGAGCGCATCGCCGCCGAGGCGGATCGGCGCGATACGACCATGGCCGTGCTGATGATCGATGTCGATCACTTCAAGGCAATCAACGACCGCTGGGGCCACGACGGCGGCGACCAGGTGCTTATCGCCATCGCCGCCACGCTGGATCGGCACGTCCGCAGCGACGACCTGCTGGCCCGCGTCGGCGGCGAGGAGTTCATGGTGTTGATCCCGCATGGCGATGGACCCGCCGTGCGCGAGATCGCCGAGCGGCTGCGCGTGGCCGTCGAAAGCCGGCCCATCGCCATGCCCTCGGGTGAACGCCTGACGTGCACGGTGAGCATCGGATGCTGCCTGTCCCCGCGTGGGCAGGCCCGCTGGCGGGACGTGGTCATCGCCGCTGACCAGGCGCTCTACGCGGCCAAGCGCCATGGAAGGAATCGCGTGGAGCTGGCCGCACCGCCCGCGTCGGATGCCGATCCGTCGGCTTCAGCGGCACGGCCCTGCTGA
- a CDS encoding helix-turn-helix domain-containing protein, with product MSHPPIGKLLREWRARLRYSQFELALQADVSARHLSCIETGKAQASRGLLARLADVLGMPLRERNALMIAAGYAPQYPETALDTPSLQMMRRAIDLIVAQQEPYPAFVVNRHWDVLRVNDAAIRINQLVMEGRPGKHDNILRQVFDPEDIRPAIVNWEEVAATFILHLHQEIAASPKDEKAQALLEDILRYPDVPHAWRQRDVTTAPSSILTMTFRSRRGELSFFETITTFATPRNVTLDEVRIECAFPADDHTAAVCAELAAAS from the coding sequence ATGTCCCACCCACCCATCGGAAAGCTTCTGCGCGAATGGCGAGCGCGCCTGCGCTACAGCCAGTTCGAGCTCGCTTTGCAGGCGGACGTCTCCGCGCGGCACCTGAGCTGTATCGAGACCGGCAAGGCACAGGCCAGCCGCGGCCTGCTGGCGCGCCTGGCTGACGTGCTGGGCATGCCGCTGCGTGAGCGCAACGCCCTGATGATCGCGGCGGGTTATGCCCCCCAGTACCCGGAAACGGCGCTGGATACGCCCTCGCTGCAGATGATGCGCCGCGCGATCGACCTGATCGTCGCCCAGCAGGAGCCGTACCCGGCGTTCGTGGTCAATCGCCATTGGGATGTGCTGCGCGTCAACGACGCCGCCATCCGCATCAACCAGCTCGTGATGGAAGGGCGGCCGGGCAAGCACGACAACATCCTGCGGCAGGTCTTCGATCCGGAGGACATTCGCCCGGCCATCGTGAACTGGGAAGAGGTCGCCGCGACGTTCATCCTGCATCTTCACCAGGAGATCGCCGCCTCGCCCAAGGATGAGAAAGCGCAGGCGCTGCTCGAAGACATCCTGCGTTACCCGGACGTTCCCCATGCCTGGCGCCAGCGCGACGTGACCACGGCGCCGTCGTCCATCCTCACCATGACCTTCCGCAGCCGTCGTGGCGAGCTGAGTTTCTTCGAGACCATCACCACCTTCGCCACGCCGCGCAATGTCACGCTGGACGAGGTGCGCATCGAGTGCGCCTTTCCGGCGGACGATCACACGGCAGCAGTGTGCGCGGAGCTGGCGGCCGCCTCATGA
- a CDS encoding M61 family metallopeptidase: MSRVPAVVSAPALRSRLSRLALGVTLALAAGGAMAQQSYADNVPPPQDAKYPGTVTLHVDASDTVQGIFRVRETIPAKAGALTLLYPQWIPGDHSPTGPINMLAGLKLSANGKPLAWKRDKYNVYAFHVDVPEGVSSIDAEFQYLSGRSESEGYDITDRMMDMEWSKVSLYPAGYYTRGITYAPSMTLPHGWQLGTALETASTSGDTVTFKPVTFNNLVDSPVYAGQYFKRVDLNPGGDAPVYMDLVADAPKYLEMTPEQLKVHRALVTQAVKLFGSHHYDHYDFLFSLSDVMGGNGTEHHQSSEDGLESDYFTNWTGAAPGRDLLPHEYVHSWNGKFRRPADLWTPNFNVPMGNSLLWVYEGQTQYWGYVLTARSGLWSAQQFRDALAMTAANYERNRVGFQWRTLEDTTNDPIVARRSSLPFRSWQMSEEYYSGGQMMWLEVDGKLRSLTHGKKSLDDFARDFFGVDNGSYVTKTYTFDDVVATLNGVAPYDWAKFLHEHVGALNPPLQDGLAATGWKLVYTDKESDFEAQYNGRQEPSRHLYNFAWSIGLTMNDKGEVNDVRWGGPAFKAGVTTGATLVAVNGQDYSKDVLKDAIAAAKTGKAPIQLLMKYQGGIRTVSIDYHDGLQYPHLVRVEGTPDYLSEIIAPRK; this comes from the coding sequence ATGTCCCGCGTCCCCGCCGTTGTTTCCGCGCCTGCCTTGCGAAGCAGGCTGTCGCGCCTCGCCCTTGGCGTCACCCTGGCACTGGCCGCCGGTGGCGCCATGGCGCAGCAGAGCTATGCGGACAACGTGCCGCCCCCGCAGGACGCGAAGTACCCCGGCACGGTGACCTTGCACGTGGATGCCAGCGATACGGTGCAGGGCATCTTCCGCGTGCGCGAAACCATTCCCGCCAAGGCCGGCGCGCTGACCCTGTTGTATCCGCAGTGGATCCCGGGCGACCACTCGCCCACCGGCCCCATCAACATGCTGGCCGGCCTCAAGCTCAGCGCCAACGGCAAGCCGCTGGCGTGGAAGCGCGACAAGTACAACGTCTATGCCTTCCACGTCGACGTGCCAGAGGGCGTCTCCTCCATCGACGCCGAGTTCCAGTACCTGTCCGGCCGCTCGGAGAGCGAGGGCTACGACATCACCGACCGCATGATGGACATGGAGTGGAGCAAGGTGTCGCTCTACCCGGCCGGCTATTACACGCGCGGCATCACCTACGCACCCAGCATGACGCTGCCGCACGGCTGGCAGCTCGGCACGGCGCTGGAAACGGCCTCGACGTCGGGCGACACCGTGACCTTCAAGCCGGTGACGTTCAACAACCTGGTCGACTCGCCCGTCTACGCGGGCCAGTACTTCAAGCGCGTGGACCTCAACCCGGGCGGCGATGCGCCGGTGTACATGGACCTGGTCGCCGATGCGCCGAAGTATCTGGAAATGACGCCGGAGCAGCTGAAGGTGCATCGCGCCCTGGTCACCCAGGCGGTGAAGCTGTTCGGCTCGCACCACTACGACCACTACGACTTCCTGTTCTCGCTGTCCGACGTCATGGGCGGCAACGGCACCGAGCACCACCAGTCCAGCGAGGACGGCCTGGAGTCGGACTACTTCACGAATTGGACGGGCGCCGCGCCCGGCCGCGACCTTCTGCCGCACGAATACGTACATTCGTGGAACGGCAAGTTCCGCCGGCCCGCCGACCTGTGGACGCCCAACTTCAACGTACCCATGGGCAACTCGTTGCTGTGGGTCTACGAAGGCCAGACACAGTACTGGGGCTACGTGCTCACCGCGCGCTCGGGCCTGTGGTCGGCGCAGCAGTTCCGCGATGCGCTGGCGATGACGGCAGCCAACTACGAGCGCAATCGCGTGGGCTTCCAGTGGCGCACGCTGGAAGACACCACCAACGACCCCATCGTCGCACGCCGCTCCAGCCTGCCCTTCCGCAGCTGGCAGATGAGCGAGGAGTACTACAGCGGCGGCCAGATGATGTGGCTGGAAGTGGACGGCAAGCTGCGCTCGCTGACGCACGGCAAGAAGTCGCTGGACGATTTCGCGCGCGACTTCTTCGGCGTGGACAACGGCAGCTACGTCACCAAGACCTATACCTTCGATGACGTGGTAGCCACGCTCAATGGCGTGGCGCCCTACGACTGGGCCAAGTTCCTGCACGAGCACGTGGGCGCGCTCAACCCGCCGCTGCAGGACGGCCTGGCCGCCACCGGCTGGAAGCTGGTCTACACCGACAAGGAAAGCGACTTCGAGGCGCAGTACAACGGCCGCCAGGAACCCTCCCGCCACCTGTACAACTTCGCCTGGTCCATCGGCCTGACCATGAACGACAAGGGCGAGGTCAACGACGTGCGCTGGGGCGGGCCCGCGTTCAAGGCCGGCGTCACCACCGGCGCCACGCTGGTGGCGGTGAACGGCCAGGATTACTCCAAGGACGTGCTGAAGGACGCCATCGCCGCCGCCAAGACCGGCAAGGCGCCGATCCAGCTGCTGATGAAATACCAGGGCGGCATCCGCACGGTGTCCATCGACTATCACGATGGCCTGCAGTACCCGCACCTGGTGCGCGTGGAAGGCACGCCCGACTACCTGAGCGAGATCATCGCGCCGCGCAAGTAA
- a CDS encoding PhzF family phenazine biosynthesis protein has translation MRCRVFKQVDVFADQPFKGNPVAVIMDADDLSVEQMAAIARWTNLSETTFVLQPTDPGADYRVRIFTTLHELPFAGHPTLGTCRAWLEAGGVPCGEEIVQQCGVGRVRIRRDANRLAFAAPPLLMSGAAPAPQVEAIRAALGINAHELLDAQWVDNGAGWMALRLASPEVVLRIRPDVSKLGGTPVGVFAAYSVSTEHELPEFEARAFIAGDAMPEDPVTGSLMAGIAQWLQHDRLAPDHYVVNQGRLLGRTGRIHVDRRGEDIWIGGNALTLVDGILAAPFVLSRT, from the coding sequence GTGCGCTGTCGTGTGTTCAAGCAAGTGGACGTGTTCGCCGACCAGCCATTCAAGGGCAACCCCGTGGCGGTGATCATGGATGCCGATGATCTGTCCGTGGAGCAGATGGCCGCCATCGCCCGCTGGACGAATCTCAGCGAAACCACCTTCGTGCTGCAGCCCACCGATCCGGGCGCGGACTATCGCGTACGCATTTTCACCACCTTGCACGAGTTGCCGTTCGCCGGCCACCCCACCCTGGGCACCTGCCGGGCATGGCTGGAGGCGGGTGGCGTGCCATGCGGTGAGGAGATCGTGCAGCAGTGCGGCGTAGGGCGGGTGCGCATACGACGCGATGCCAATCGGCTGGCCTTCGCCGCGCCGCCGCTGCTGATGTCGGGCGCCGCACCGGCCCCGCAGGTGGAAGCCATTCGCGCCGCGCTGGGCATCAACGCGCATGAGCTGCTGGATGCGCAATGGGTGGATAACGGCGCGGGCTGGATGGCGCTGCGCTTGGCCAGCCCCGAGGTGGTGCTGCGCATCAGACCGGATGTCAGCAAGCTCGGAGGCACGCCCGTGGGTGTCTTCGCCGCGTATTCTGTTTCGACGGAACACGAACTTCCGGAGTTCGAGGCCAGGGCCTTCATCGCCGGTGACGCGATGCCGGAGGATCCGGTGACCGGCAGCCTGATGGCCGGCATCGCGCAGTGGCTCCAGCATGACCGGCTCGCCCCGGACCACTATGTGGTCAACCAGGGGCGCCTGCTTGGTCGCACCGGACGGATCCATGTCGACCGCCGTGGCGAGGACATCTGGATAGGCGGCAACGCCCTCACACTAGTGGACGGCATACTCGCAGCACCATTCGTCTTGTCGCGGACCTAG
- a CDS encoding alpha/beta hydrolase codes for MSSKPAIVLVHGFWGGAAHWAKVIVELRRLGYDDLHAVEMPLTSLADDAERTRKMLAQIKGPVVLVGHSYGGAVISEAGNQPNVSALVFIAAFAPDAGESPGGITQEKLPEAAPNLAPDSDGYLWLKADKFHESFCQDLTEDEGLVMAVTQKAPLASTFGDPISDPAWKHKPSWYQISNHDRMINPENQKRMSGRMGARKVIALDASHASLASRPVEVAALISEAASATG; via the coding sequence ATGAGCAGCAAGCCGGCGATCGTGTTGGTGCATGGTTTCTGGGGCGGCGCAGCCCACTGGGCCAAAGTCATCGTCGAACTGCGGCGCCTGGGTTACGACGACCTCCATGCCGTCGAAATGCCGCTCACCTCGCTCGCCGACGACGCGGAACGCACGCGCAAGATGCTCGCGCAGATCAAGGGCCCGGTCGTGCTGGTCGGCCACTCGTATGGCGGCGCCGTGATCAGCGAGGCCGGCAACCAGCCCAACGTCAGCGCACTCGTCTTCATCGCCGCCTTTGCTCCCGACGCGGGCGAGAGCCCCGGTGGCATTACGCAGGAAAAACTGCCCGAGGCCGCGCCGAACCTCGCGCCCGACAGCGATGGTTATCTCTGGCTGAAGGCCGACAAGTTCCACGAGAGCTTTTGCCAGGACCTTACCGAGGACGAGGGGCTGGTCATGGCGGTCACGCAAAAAGCGCCGCTCGCATCCACTTTCGGCGATCCGATCAGCGATCCGGCCTGGAAGCACAAACCATCGTGGTACCAGATCTCCAACCACGACCGGATGATCAACCCGGAGAACCAAAAGCGAATGTCCGGCCGCATGGGTGCGCGCAAGGTGATTGCGCTCGACGCAAGCCACGCCTCGCTCGCTTCCCGGCCGGTGGAAGTGGCGGCGCTGATCAGCGAGGCCGCGTCGGCGACGGGTTGA
- the msrA gene encoding peptide-methionine (S)-S-oxide reductase MsrA, with protein MSTKTETAVLAGGCFWGMQDLLRRYPGVLSTRVGYTGGDVPNATYRNHGTHAEAIEIVFDPAAITYRDILEFFFQIHDPSTKNRQGNDVGMSYRSAIFYLSDEQERVAEDTIADVDASGLWPGKVVTEVVPAGPFWEAEPEHQDYLERFPNGYTCHFPRPGWKLPRRNSDAA; from the coding sequence ATGAGCACGAAAACCGAAACGGCGGTGCTGGCTGGCGGCTGCTTCTGGGGCATGCAGGATCTGTTGCGGCGTTACCCGGGCGTGCTGTCCACGCGGGTGGGTTACACCGGCGGTGACGTTCCCAACGCCACCTATCGCAACCACGGCACCCACGCAGAGGCGATCGAGATCGTGTTCGATCCGGCCGCGATCACCTACCGCGACATCCTGGAGTTCTTCTTCCAGATCCACGACCCGAGCACGAAGAACCGGCAGGGCAATGACGTCGGCATGAGCTACCGCTCGGCCATCTTCTATCTCAGCGACGAGCAGGAGCGCGTGGCGGAGGACACCATCGCCGACGTGGATGCCTCGGGCCTGTGGCCCGGCAAGGTGGTCACCGAAGTGGTGCCGGCTGGCCCGTTCTGGGAGGCGGAGCCGGAGCATCAGGATTACCTGGAGCGCTTCCCCAACGGATACACCTGCCACTTCCCGCGGCCGGGCTGGAAGCTGCCGCGGCGGAACAGCGACGCCGCCTGA
- a CDS encoding GAF domain-containing protein has translation MPSPSPTGGDEGEPVMLAFLNGRPDHYWIEAFAAERDGFKAEHHVSGMCIDARGLVVTGPAAQLRSLTAHLRNFVHRVSRISLQRRVMERLSSNSTSVSNAAENDAARRDIDLVARMPAVATILEEVSRSTGMRFATVARVSDTRWTACAVYDTIDFGLRAGQDLALETTICNEIRKHGQTVVFNHPSRHPLFACHPTPALYGFESYISVPIYLADGRFFGTLCAVDPQPRELDPATIQSLEKFAHAIGSELDRAGLHAGPGSKAQS, from the coding sequence ATGCCCTCGCCATCGCCCACGGGTGGCGACGAAGGCGAGCCGGTCATGCTTGCGTTCCTGAATGGGCGCCCTGACCACTACTGGATCGAGGCCTTCGCCGCCGAACGGGACGGTTTCAAGGCGGAGCACCATGTGAGTGGCATGTGCATCGACGCACGCGGCCTGGTGGTGACGGGCCCCGCCGCCCAGTTGCGCAGCCTCACCGCGCACCTGCGGAACTTCGTGCATCGGGTGTCGCGCATCAGCCTGCAACGGCGTGTCATGGAGCGGTTGTCGTCCAACAGCACCAGCGTGTCGAACGCCGCCGAGAATGACGCGGCCAGGCGCGACATCGACCTTGTCGCGCGCATGCCTGCGGTCGCGACGATCCTGGAAGAAGTCTCGCGCTCCACCGGCATGCGCTTCGCTACCGTCGCCCGCGTCTCCGACACGCGATGGACCGCGTGCGCCGTCTACGACACGATCGATTTCGGGCTGCGCGCCGGCCAGGACCTGGCGCTGGAAACCACCATCTGCAACGAGATCCGCAAGCACGGCCAGACCGTGGTGTTCAACCACCCCAGCAGGCACCCGCTGTTCGCCTGCCATCCCACGCCGGCGCTGTACGGCTTCGAAAGCTATATCTCCGTGCCGATCTACCTGGCGGACGGCCGCTTCTTCGGCACGCTGTGCGCCGTGGATCCTCAGCCGCGTGAGCTGGACCCCGCCACCATCCAGAGCCTGGAGAAATTCGCGCACGCCATCGGCTCGGAACTCGACCGGGCAGGCCTGCATGCGGGGCCAGGCAGCAAGGCGCAGAGCTAA